In the Plasmodium chabaudi chabaudi strain AS genome assembly, chromosome: 13 genome, one interval contains:
- a CDS encoding CIR protein, producing the protein MASGVCGAINGIEKLIVVNENDSGVYFSPNNLLKAYCTGKVNGQTGICFSYADMISSSVLFLLKLLETSYDYEDYLKNDKLAEYAILWLSYKLNKYPQNKITTLNDFYTKHIEKNKYYNEEITKSSDKKTYKDIIDRKHDLMNIGIKDMSKFYEALKSLCDMYNELDKDNQDCGNCSQKANEFVAIFEKLNGNSDITGNSSYRQILYTLSTDYDDFKNNFAKKCSSYSDIPALSAIKTPLILLIARKLIPVLLAFAIPIFLGIAYKYSLFGFDKRLHIQYLREKRKKIKKKVYNYILFEESDYSRNSNNY; encoded by the exons ATGGCTTCTGGAGtg tGTGGTGCAATTAATGGGATCGAGAAACTTATTGTTGTGAACGAGAATGATTCAGGAGTATATTTTTCCCCTAACAATCTATTGAAGGCTTATTGTACTGGCAAGGTGAATGGCCAAACAGGAATATGTTTTAGTTATGCTGATATGATTAGCTCttctgttttatttttactaaaaTTGTTAGAAACTAGTTATGATTACGaagattatttaaaaaatgataaactTGCCGAATATGCTATTTTATGGTTaagttataaattaaataaatacccacaaaataaaatcaccacattaaatgatttttatactaagcatatagaaaaaaataagtattaTAATGAGGAAATAACTAAATCTAGTGATAAAAAAACTTATAAGGATATTATAGATAGAAAACATGATTTGATGAATATTGGTATTAAAGATATGtctaaattttatgaagCATTAAAATCATTATGTGACATGTATAATGAACTTGATAAAGACAATCAAGACTGTGGAAATTGTTCCCAAAAAGCTAATGAATTTGTTgcaatttttgaaaaactTAATGGAAATTCTGATATTACTGGAAACAGTTCATATAGACAAATATTGTATACTTTATCAACTGATTATgatgattttaaaaataattttgctAAAAAATGTAGTAGTTATAGCGATATTCCAGCTCTTTCAGCGATAAAAACACCACTAATCTTGTTGATAGCAAGAAAATTAATTCCAGTTTTATTGGCATTTGCAATACCAATTTTCTTGGGAATTGCTTATAAg tattcattatttggatTCGATAAACGACTtcatatacaatatttaagagaaaaacgaaaaaaaataaagaagaaagtgtataattatatattattcgaAGAGAGTGATTATTCCAGgaatagtaataattattGA